The Rhodothermales bacterium genome includes a window with the following:
- a CDS encoding response regulator, translating into MKFLVVDDSPTMRRIVCNALMEIGYTDLTEAEDGQKAMDKLTSEEVDFVITDWNMPVMNGLELTRSIRKHETLGNLPILMVTTRGLKEDVLSAMQAKVNNYVIKPFTPDILRDKIDMILKIGS; encoded by the coding sequence ATGAAGTTTCTAGTCGTAGACGATTCGCCCACGATGCGCCGAATTGTGTGCAATGCCTTGATGGAAATCGGATACACCGACCTCACCGAGGCGGAAGATGGCCAGAAGGCGATGGATAAATTGACCTCCGAAGAGGTCGACTTCGTGATCACAGACTGGAATATGCCGGTCATGAACGGCCTGGAGCTGACAAGGAGCATCCGCAAACACGAGACATTGGGCAATCTCCCGATCCTCATGGTGACAACGCGCGGCTTGAAAGAGGATGTCCTCTCCGCCATGCAGGCCAAAGTGAACAACTACGTCATCAAGCCTTTCACGCCCGACATTCTGCGGGACAAGATCGACATGATTCTTAAAATCGGTTCGTGA
- a CDS encoding protein phosphatase CheZ has product MAMNNATDIQRTLDRLDELRSIFVLGQRAVPFIEEVVLLIKDMSPLLENINGSLQDSASKLPSASSQLESVSQATEMATTEILNLVDLALMKCNELGKRIEATGAHVAHVRGENLSFKKVLEDTLGLAWPAVAAAYESHAGVQESSLRAMEKSLGTQQEAVNVLKEGMTQIMMSLQVQDITSQQIASVNHLIHTTRERLNKLTENLGARSVDEYDDVNLRLQSGATFDSNARYDLPGLREVTEPELAEFDSAGDFATMGDIDALFANQ; this is encoded by the coding sequence ATGGCAATGAATAACGCGACAGACATACAGCGGACCCTCGACCGGCTCGACGAGCTGCGATCGATCTTTGTCCTGGGCCAGCGTGCCGTCCCTTTCATCGAAGAGGTAGTGCTCCTGATCAAGGACATGTCCCCCCTTCTGGAGAACATCAACGGCTCACTACAGGATAGCGCCAGCAAACTTCCCAGCGCGTCTTCTCAGCTCGAAAGCGTCTCGCAGGCTACCGAGATGGCCACCACGGAGATCCTCAACCTGGTCGACCTTGCGCTGATGAAGTGCAACGAACTGGGCAAACGGATAGAAGCGACCGGCGCCCACGTGGCCCATGTGCGCGGCGAGAACCTCTCGTTCAAAAAGGTGCTGGAGGATACGCTCGGCCTGGCATGGCCGGCGGTTGCCGCGGCCTACGAATCCCACGCCGGAGTCCAGGAATCCTCGCTGCGCGCGATGGAAAAAAGCCTTGGCACCCAGCAAGAAGCCGTCAATGTACTCAAGGAAGGCATGACGCAAATCATGATGTCGCTCCAGGTGCAGGACATCACGTCCCAGCAGATCGCATCGGTGAACCACCTGATCCACACCACGCGGGAGCGGCTCAACAAGCTCACGGAGAACCTCGGTGCACGGTCGGTCGACGAGTATGACGATGTCAACCTCCGGCTCCAGAGCGGCGCCACGTTCGATTCCAACGCCCGCTACGACCTCCCCGGGCTGCGCGAGGTCACCGAACCGGAGCTAGCCGAATTCGACTCAGCCGGCGACTTCGCCACGATGGGCGATATCGACGCGCTCTTCGCCAACCAGTAA